The following proteins are co-located in the Lentibacillus sp. JNUCC-1 genome:
- a CDS encoding cell wall-binding repeat-containing protein, whose translation MLDKLAYDDNDSFYEEGTLVYEGADGYYTLGYDPVSEERKTEKIAISPDGNGEHDQIIPVLSYLRNAKTVEYNILNQDGKVVRKLLSENEVRKNYFDRGIGEAYRFDPSIRWDGKINGETAEDGQYYFEIKTAIDFPDKEAQSLKVPVTVDTQAPTVEASLDGTTLNVEAKDDGSGVAYYQVMIDGDALKPIYGSDTKQVELDESLISDNTEVAILAVDFAGNSTAHVVGDGEGPVIEIYVPGTFEVMSDNLVYVLGLVSDDSGISEVTVEGEPVELESFGGGTYLFEAEVEFEDGVHPIHITATDINGNVTKLANSRTIFVDSTPPTLETKAPDYVEHDTAKITLESLITDNFEELRLKVNGSEVFYNEMAENQMNQFSTTVETEVDLEPGKNTFDLELTDLAGHVTTEEVTVYRAESGEDRVSRVSGESRYDTAVEVSKEGWDKADAVVLARGDDYADALAGVPLAKQNDAPLLLTKTDALSPVTKAEIERLGAKTVYLLGGEGAISADVGKQLKKEGIKVTRISGKDRTETATEIANEITGGSASEVVLVNGYNFPDALSVASHAADQGLPILLTKDDTLSKATKKAMYELGVNKTLVVGGTVAVSDSVAAEVPNAYRVSGKDRFSTAVEVAEHFGVDSKHYNVTTGMDYPDALSAAALAAKEGTGTILVGNIVPETVKDFVSEQGFNTLTIIGGTAAIDPEIEVELSKLLQK comes from the coding sequence GTGCTTGATAAGCTTGCTTATGACGATAATGATTCTTTCTATGAAGAAGGAACCTTAGTATATGAAGGCGCCGATGGTTACTATACTCTAGGATATGATCCAGTTAGCGAAGAGCGTAAAACTGAAAAAATCGCTATTTCGCCTGATGGAAACGGCGAACATGATCAAATCATTCCAGTATTATCTTACTTGCGTAACGCTAAAACAGTAGAATACAATATTCTGAATCAAGATGGCAAAGTGGTACGGAAGTTGCTCTCAGAGAACGAGGTCAGGAAAAATTATTTTGACCGAGGTATTGGGGAAGCCTATAGATTTGACCCTTCAATTAGATGGGATGGCAAGATTAATGGGGAAACAGCTGAAGATGGTCAGTACTATTTTGAAATAAAAACGGCCATTGATTTCCCTGACAAAGAAGCGCAATCACTTAAAGTCCCAGTCACGGTTGATACTCAAGCACCTACAGTTGAAGCTTCGCTAGACGGGACTACTCTCAATGTTGAAGCAAAAGATGATGGATCTGGTGTTGCTTATTACCAAGTAATGATAGATGGCGACGCGTTAAAACCGATTTATGGATCTGATACGAAACAAGTGGAGCTAGATGAATCACTTATCTCAGACAATACGGAGGTCGCAATACTGGCTGTAGACTTTGCAGGCAATTCTACAGCACATGTTGTGGGTGACGGAGAAGGCCCTGTTATTGAGATATATGTGCCCGGAACATTTGAAGTTATGTCTGACAATCTCGTATATGTGTTAGGTCTTGTCTCCGATGACAGTGGAATCTCCGAAGTAACTGTTGAAGGTGAACCGGTAGAACTCGAATCGTTTGGTGGCGGGACATATTTGTTTGAGGCAGAAGTTGAATTTGAAGACGGTGTTCACCCAATTCATATTACAGCTACTGATATCAATGGTAACGTAACGAAACTGGCGAACAGCCGGACAATCTTTGTAGATAGTACACCGCCAACACTTGAAACAAAGGCGCCTGATTATGTAGAGCATGACACAGCTAAAATTACACTTGAATCACTCATCACTGACAACTTTGAGGAGTTGCGTCTGAAAGTTAACGGCAGTGAAGTCTTCTATAACGAAATGGCTGAGAATCAAATGAATCAGTTCAGCACAACAGTTGAAACGGAAGTAGATCTTGAACCTGGTAAGAACACTTTTGATCTTGAACTGACAGATCTTGCCGGGCATGTAACAACTGAAGAGGTTACGGTTTACCGTGCTGAGTCAGGTGAAGATCGTGTTTCACGCGTTTCAGGTGAAAGTCGTTATGACACTGCTGTTGAAGTCAGCAAAGAAGGTTGGGACAAAGCGGATGCAGTTGTATTGGCGCGCGGTGATGATTATGCCGATGCATTAGCGGGTGTCCCGTTGGCTAAACAAAATGATGCACCTTTATTGCTGACCAAAACAGACGCACTTTCCCCTGTGACTAAGGCTGAAATCGAAAGACTCGGCGCTAAAACAGTTTATCTCCTTGGAGGAGAGGGTGCAATAAGTGCAGATGTTGGGAAGCAATTGAAAAAAGAAGGAATTAAAGTAACTCGCATTTCAGGAAAAGACCGCACTGAAACAGCAACTGAAATTGCTAATGAAATAACAGGCGGTTCAGCTTCGGAAGTCGTGCTTGTAAATGGTTATAACTTCCCTGACGCTTTATCAGTTGCTTCACATGCAGCAGATCAGGGATTGCCAATCTTGCTCACAAAGGATGACACCTTATCCAAAGCCACTAAAAAAGCAATGTATGAATTAGGCGTAAATAAAACATTGGTAGTTGGTGGTACTGTAGCAGTATCTGACTCCGTTGCTGCCGAAGTTCCTAATGCATACAGAGTATCTGGTAAAGATCGTTTTAGCACAGCAGTTGAAGTAGCTGAACATTTTGGAGTCGATTCAAAACATTATAATGTTACAACTGGAATGGATTACCCTGATGCCCTATCAGCAGCTGCATTGGCAGCCAAAGAAGGAACAGGTACAATTCTGGTAGGGAACATTGTGCCAGAAACCGTAAAAGATTTCGTATCTGAACAAGGATTCAATACCTTGACCATTATTGGTGGTACGGCTGCAATTGATCCAGAAATAGAAGTCGAGCTAAGCAAACTTCTCCAAAAGTAA
- a CDS encoding S8 family serine peptidase encodes MKIKRILVLLLAFMLVFSNSTFAATGSLSKNASSKKSEIVNNKQKFMGNENDEKYNDDEKVRVIVEVEGNPAITYATEKGKKFSSLAESQKTDLQEKALKTQQNVKENIANKKVKVEYEQSFTTVFNGFSGIVEYGDSKRIEKLPGVTSVTVATEYERPIVEPEMKYSKELVQAQRTWDEYGYDGEGMVVGVIDTGIDPTHKDMVLTDPSKAKLTEEKVASGNYPGKFFTDKIPYGYNYMDESYEIRDIGPEASMHGMHVSGTVGANGDEDNGGIKGVAPEAQLLALKVFGNDPQMGSTWGDIYIKAIDDAIQMGADALNMSLGSTAAFVDSDSPEQQAVKRAVENGVIMSISAGNSAHLGNGHWNPYVTNPDIGVVGAPGVSHDSLQVASLENEFIDLEALTYGYGEEKGKAGYLSAGNIHPFDLEQNTFQLLDAGLGSVEDFEGKNFNGKFALIQRGEYAFTEKTLNAQAAGAAGAIIYNNTDGIVNMATEDTINIPQMFMLKSDGVLLAEQLENDSEVTITFGDETVKIQNPTAGQMSDFTSWGLTPDLDFKPEITAPGGNILSTLQDDQYGVMSGTSMAAPHVAGGSALVLQRVDEAFNLDHRARVEMAKNLLMNTSEVVNDKGYAQSVLEQDNPYSPRRQGAGLMQLHSAIKTPVVVTEKQTGEAKVALKEVGDQFSMTLEAKNLTDEAVSYDLAANVQTDFAFNGVLGNAFLSGELDKLEAQEVVGAKVNLNNGKETVEVPANGSVTVDVQVDLSEAKVFSEPGADPVKPEEIFTNGYFVEGYVTLTDSDDVNPS; translated from the coding sequence TTGAAGATTAAGAGAATACTTGTATTGTTATTAGCGTTTATGCTTGTGTTTTCCAATAGCACCTTTGCTGCTACTGGTTCACTTTCGAAAAATGCATCATCAAAGAAAAGTGAAATCGTTAATAACAAGCAAAAATTCATGGGGAACGAGAATGATGAAAAGTATAATGATGATGAAAAGGTACGAGTGATAGTTGAGGTTGAGGGTAATCCTGCGATTACATACGCAACCGAGAAAGGGAAGAAATTCAGCAGTTTAGCTGAGTCCCAAAAAACTGACCTGCAGGAAAAAGCACTCAAGACTCAGCAGAATGTTAAGGAAAATATAGCGAATAAGAAAGTTAAAGTGGAATATGAACAAAGTTTTACGACTGTATTTAATGGGTTCAGTGGTATTGTTGAATATGGAGATTCGAAACGAATTGAAAAGCTACCAGGCGTAACAAGCGTTACAGTGGCAACCGAGTATGAGCGTCCAATCGTCGAACCGGAAATGAAATACAGTAAAGAGCTTGTTCAAGCTCAGCGTACATGGGACGAATATGGGTATGATGGTGAGGGGATGGTTGTTGGTGTTATTGACACAGGCATTGATCCCACTCATAAAGACATGGTGCTTACAGACCCATCTAAGGCTAAGCTGACAGAAGAAAAAGTTGCATCCGGTAATTATCCCGGAAAGTTCTTTACAGATAAAATTCCATATGGATACAACTATATGGATGAAAGTTATGAGATTCGCGACATTGGTCCTGAAGCTTCTATGCACGGCATGCATGTTTCGGGGACGGTGGGAGCAAACGGGGATGAAGACAACGGTGGTATTAAAGGTGTTGCCCCTGAAGCTCAGTTACTTGCGTTGAAGGTTTTTGGAAATGATCCACAAATGGGATCAACTTGGGGTGATATTTATATTAAAGCGATTGATGATGCCATCCAAATGGGTGCTGACGCTCTTAATATGAGCCTAGGCTCTACAGCAGCATTTGTTGATTCAGATTCTCCCGAACAACAGGCCGTGAAAAGAGCAGTTGAAAATGGTGTTATTATGTCAATCTCAGCTGGGAATTCGGCGCATTTAGGGAATGGGCACTGGAACCCTTATGTTACGAATCCAGATATAGGTGTTGTTGGAGCTCCAGGTGTTTCGCATGACTCATTGCAAGTAGCTTCGTTGGAAAATGAGTTCATAGATTTGGAAGCTTTGACATATGGATATGGAGAAGAAAAAGGCAAAGCAGGATATTTATCCGCAGGTAATATACATCCTTTTGATCTTGAGCAAAATACTTTTCAGCTTTTAGATGCAGGTTTAGGGAGCGTTGAAGATTTCGAAGGCAAGAATTTCAACGGTAAATTCGCATTGATTCAGCGCGGAGAGTATGCATTTACTGAGAAGACTTTAAATGCACAAGCTGCAGGTGCTGCTGGCGCTATTATTTACAACAACACCGATGGAATTGTAAATATGGCGACAGAGGATACAATAAATATACCTCAGATGTTTATGTTAAAATCCGACGGTGTTTTATTGGCTGAGCAGTTGGAAAATGACAGTGAAGTTACCATTACCTTTGGGGATGAAACAGTTAAAATTCAAAATCCGACAGCAGGACAGATGTCCGACTTCACTTCTTGGGGTCTTACACCGGATCTTGATTTCAAGCCAGAGATTACTGCCCCAGGTGGAAACATTTTATCGACACTTCAAGATGATCAATATGGTGTCATGAGTGGAACATCTATGGCTGCACCTCATGTGGCAGGAGGTTCTGCCCTTGTTTTGCAACGTGTAGACGAAGCGTTCAATCTTGATCATCGGGCCAGAGTTGAAATGGCTAAAAACCTTTTGATGAACACATCTGAAGTCGTTAACGACAAAGGATATGCCCAGTCGGTTCTTGAACAAGATAATCCTTATTCGCCACGTAGACAAGGGGCCGGTCTGATGCAACTGCATTCTGCTATTAAAACACCTGTAGTTGTAACTGAAAAGCAAACGGGTGAAGCGAAAGTCGCATTGAAAGAAGTCGGTGACCAATTCAGTATGACACTTGAGGCTAAAAACCTTACGGATGAAGCTGTATCATATGACCTTGCAGCAAATGTCCAAACTGACTTTGCTTTTAATGGGGTGCTCGGGAATGCTTTTCTGAGTGGTGAGTTGGATAAGCTTGAAGCTCAAGAAGTTGTGGGTGCTAAAGTGAACTTAAATAATGGCAAGGAAACAGTCGAAGTACCTGCCAATGGTTCTGTTACGGTTGATGTTCAAGTAGATCTATCCGAAGCAAAGGTCTTCAGTGAACCTGGAGCAGATCCGGTAAAACCAGAAGAAATCTTCACAAATGGATACTTTGTGGAAGGTTATGTCACTTTGACAGACTCTGATGATGTGAACCCGAGTTAA
- a CDS encoding BsuPI-related putative proteinase inhibitor, giving the protein MKQRFNPGEGQQNSHKLIFILKENNEKSDGIRTINYTVKNDSAKRVKLEFSSSMKYDFYITDENGNEVYRDSKGKSYLQVLQYIDLGSGEAETFKLKLPELDPGEYTLTAKLAAKGYGNKGSSIEISVK; this is encoded by the coding sequence ATGAAACAGCGCTTTAATCCTGGAGAAGGTCAGCAGAATAGTCATAAGCTGATCTTTATACTTAAAGAGAACAATGAGAAGAGTGACGGAATACGAACTATTAATTATACAGTGAAAAATGACAGCGCCAAAAGAGTGAAATTGGAATTTAGCTCTAGTATGAAATACGATTTTTATATCACTGACGAAAACGGTAATGAAGTATATCGGGATTCGAAAGGAAAATCATATCTCCAAGTCCTTCAGTATATCGACTTGGGATCAGGGGAAGCGGAAACATTTAAACTTAAATTACCTGAACTCGATCCCGGTGAATATACGTTAACGGCTAAACTGGCTGCAAAAGGATATGGTAACAAGGGATCTAGTATTGAAATTTCAGTGAAGTAG